The genomic interval ACGACCGCTGGCGCCGTCATCAGCCCCGGCGAGACCGAGACCATCGACGCCCGGGCGGCGATCGAGAACGACAACCTCGACGACTGGTGGGTCACGCACCTCCAGCGAAATCAGCGGACACAGCTCCGGATCGACTTCTATCTCGTCGTCGAGGGCGGCGGGACACAGCTTCGAATCCCGCTGGACCCGGTCGACTACGAGAAGACGATCGAGACGGACATCTTCGGCAACAAAGACCAGTACCCGACCGGAACCGGATCGAGCGGGTCGGACAAGAGCGCGGTGAGCGAACCGACGGCCACGCCGACGACGACACCCGACGACGGAGTCCTCGACACCGCGACCGCATCGGGCACCGATAGCGACGGAGGGGACACGGTGCTCGGGACCGACGGGGCGGCCACCTCGACGCCGACTGCTACGGCGACGAGGTCAGACGACGACCAGCAGCCAACCGAGACGCCGACTGACGACGGCCTTCTCGCGCTCTAACTGGTAGTCCCGGGGGCGTCCAGACGAACGGTGGACGTGTCACTGCTGTCGTGCGCAGGCGGTTACCGTCCGGATTCGCCTACTCGGTAATCCCGGTGGCTGCCGGCTCCGACCGATCGGGAAACTCGCGTTCGGTATGGAGCGCGTAGCCGATGGCGAGGAACGAAAGCGCCTGCCCCGCACCCAGGACGAACGGCGCCCAGATCGGCGTCGTAGACCCCAGCGTCGCCACGCGAACGATGTTCACGACGAACAGCACGGCCGGCGCTAGCAACAGGAAGCCGACGTGTCGCGGGATGACCTCGGTCCGGAGAGCAGCGAGCGAACACGTCGAAAACCCGACGACGATGCCGACAAGCAGCGGGAGTTGCAGCGCTGTGAACCACTCCGGGAGGTCGTCGACGACAGCGACGAGGACGATGGAATTCCCGACCGTCGCACTGACGGCGCCAGCGAAGCCCAGGACTGCCAAGCCGAGGGCGGCGAGCGAGAGCTTTCGGTTCGCGGTCGCGATCCGTCCGGAGAGGCCGATCAGCCCGAGGAAGGCGACGGCCCAGCCGGCGGGACCGACCACGTTCTGGACACTCTCTGTGTCCATGGCCGTGAACGCGAACGCACCCCAGCCTACTGCGAAGACGACGAACAATCCGCCCGCGACGAGGAACGCCGACGGACTTCGTCTTTCCAGCACTCCGGGGTCACGAGTGCCACTTGCTGTCATACGTCTGATTGAAGCAGTTCGGGTATAATAGTATGGGTCGTCCGATCGACGAGGAGAGACGTGTTGGCGGGCGCTCTCACTCGATGGTCGTGTGTTCGGACTCCTCGTTGAGCGCGAGGTTCGTCGCGATCTCAGCGTTCCGGACGGCGTACTCGGCGGTCTGGCGGAGGCTGACCAGGACTTCGCGGATCTGGAGCAGCGACTCGTTGTCCATCTCCGGCAGGTCGTCGAGGATCTCGTGTTCCCGGTCGCCGATCTTGGCGTACTCCTCGCGGACCTCGATCGCCGTGTCGTAGTTGCGTTCGACGGCGGCCTGGACGGCAAGTTCGCTGATCTCGTTGACCTTGTCGGTGAACTCACGGATGCGCCGCATCGTCGAGGACTCGACGTTCAGCGAGTGGTCGGTCGCCTCCAGCGCGATCTCGGCGATGTCTTCGGCGTTGTCGGCGGTCAGTTCCAGGTTCTTCGCGATCGACCGGTAGCCGATCAGCGGGAACCCGTCCTCCAGCCCGATCGCCCGGGCGAGGTTCGGGTTCTGGTAGGCGGTGAAGATGAGCCGCAACAGGAGGACGAAGATCTTGTTCGCCTGGCGCTCGCGGTTCAGCGCCCGCTGAGCGAGGTCCGGGTTCCCGTGGGCCAGTGACTTGACCGCCTCGTTGCGCATAGTCGAACCGGTCGACTCCAGCCGTTCCAGGAGGTTATCGAGCGTGAAGTCCTCCGGATCGACGGAACACCGGATCGCGATCCGGTCGGGCGTCTCCTCGATCACGCCCAGCCCCATCAACTGCGTCTCGGCGTTGTAGACGGCGTTGATGTGTGCCGAATCGAGCGTGCTGCCCTCCGGCGCTTCGACGTGGATGATCCGCCGGCCCAGGACGTACTGTGCGACGATCGCCCGCTCGACCGCGTCGGCGTTGAGGTTCTCGGCGTGGATCGTCGCCTGTGATTCCTCGGACTGGACGGACTCAGGCAACACGGTCAGCGTGCCTTTGCCGCCCATCCGTAGCGACACCTCGTCGCCCTTCTCGACGTTGTGCTTGGACGCCCACTCCGCGGGAAGCGTCATGGCGAGCGTCGACGGCCCCAACCGCTGGACTTTCCGCGTTTCCATATGTCCTTTGTTGATTGCCAGTCGCCTTAATCTTGACTATACACCCACTTATTCCGAACGGAAAATACAATCACCGAGAACGAGTCCGGGACAGTACACGTTCGTCAGCCGACAACCTCGACGAGGCGCTGTTCGTACCGGCCGACCCGGACGCGGAGCCAGCCCGCGAGCGACTCGTCGAGTTCCGTATCCCCCGTATCGACTCTGAGGCGGCCGATGTCGTCGAGTTTCCGGCTTGAGGCGACGACCTGGAGACGCGACTGGCGTATCACCGCCGGCGAGAGCTGCTGGTTCCCGCGACCGAAGACGAAGCCCTGGCCGCCGATCGGCGAGACGACGATGACGTTCTCCTCGCCCAGCGCGTCCAGGATCTCCTGTTCGCTGGCGTCAGCGACGACGACCTCGCCGTCACACCAGACATCGACACCCAGCGCCGTCCCGTCGAACCCCAGTCGGGACTTGATCGCGCCGACCGTACTCCCCGGCCCCAGCACGTAGGTGACGCCGGGCTCGGTCTCCTCGGCGACGGCCGACGCCAGCGCGTCGACCGAGCCGCCGCCCCGTTGCTTGGCCGACTGTCGCTGGTCGGCGACCGGGACCGTCGCCACCGCGCGCAGTTCGGTCACCACCTCGCCCCCGCGGAAGGCGTCCTCGTCGATGTCGTTGACCTCCGCGCGCTCGGTGTCGGTGAAGGTCGCGACGACGTGGCCGGCCGCCCGCGGCGTCACGCCGAACACCGAGGAGTAGACTTTCACGCCGGCCGGCACGCCGAGCATCGGCGTCTCGACCCCCGCTTCGTCGATCGCCGTGGCAACGTCGACGGCGGTCCCGTCGCCACCGACGAACAGGACGGCGTCGACGCCGGCATCGATGAACGCTCGGACAGCCCGGTGGGTGTCCTCGCCGGTCGTTCGCTCCGGGTCCGCCGGTGTGGCGACCACGTCGGAGTCGAAGCCGGCCTCGCGGGCGACGCCCGCACCCATCGGACCGCCACAGGCGAGCAGTTCGATCTCGGTGTCTGTCTCGGCGATTGCGTCGAGCGCTTCGCGTGCCCGAGCCGGCGCACGCGGCTCCGCGCCCCGGCGCCGCGCCTCCTCGACTTTCCCGTCAGTCCCCTTGAGTCCGACGCGGCCGCCCATCCCGGCGATCGGGTTGACCACGACACCGATCCGTCGCATTGAGTACCCGTAGGCGACCCCGCGGCAAAAGGCGACCGGGAGCGTGTGATTCAAGCCACCGGCCCCGGACAGTGGTGATATGCTCCCAGTGTTGGCAAGCGGCGTTCAGGCGGGGGTCGTGAACGGCGCCGGCGCGGTCGTCACCGTCGGTGGCCTGTTGTTGACCGCGTTCTGGCTCCTGTACCTCTATCGGTAGGCACCCGTCTCGGCGACTACTGCTCGACGCGCTCCCGGAGCCACGCGGCGGCGTCCTCGACGGCCGCCTCGTCGGTGCCCTTGAACCGGACGGTGACGTTCTCGCCGGGGTAGCTCCCGACGTCGACCCCGGGGAACTCCTCGCGGACGGCCGACAGCCGGTCGAGCAGCGCGCTCTCCGGTTCGCTGGTCTCGACGGCGACGACGTGTTCCGGGTCGCCCTCGAACTCCTCGGCGACCTCCTCGAACATCCGTTTCATCTCGGCTGGAACCCCTGGCAGGACGTAACAGCGCTCGACGACACAGCCCGGCGCGACGCCCTCGTGGTTGGGGAGCACGCGGGCACCTTCGGGGACCTCGCCGGTCCCGTCGGTCAGGTCCTCCCGGGTGTACCCTCCGTTCTCTTCCAGCCACGCGAGGGCCGCCTCGCTCTCGACGACCGCCCGGCCGAACGCCGCGGCGACGCCGTCGATCGTCACGTCGTCGTGTGTCGGTCCCAGCCCGCCAGTGACGATCACCGCGTCGTACTCGGCGTGGTACTCGTTGACGACTCTGGCGATATCTCCGGTCCTGTCGGGGACCACCGTCGCTCGCTCGACGGTGACGCCCCGCGCTGCGAGTTGCTGGCCGAGCCAGGCGGCGTTCGTGTTGACCGTGTCTCCGGCGAGCAGTTCGTCCCCGACAGTGACCACGGCGACGCGCATACCGCTCGTTGGACTGGGTGACACAAATACTGTCGGACGGCACTCCGCCCCGGCGGGGGACTATCGCATCCCCGGCGGCGGGCCGCGGTCGCGCGGATCGTCGTCCTCCTCTTCGATGTCGATCCCGGCCTCCTCACGGCGGCGTTTGACCGCCTGAAGCTGGCGGTAGTAGTACACCGACCCGACGATGGCGACCACGATCCCGACGGCCGTCAGCCCGCCGAACAGCAGCAGATCGCGCTGGAGGTAGTACCTGACACTCAGCATCTGCGTGTCGACTGCCTCCCACGAGAGCGTCATCCGGTCGGTCTCGGAATCGACGGCCGTCTCCGGCCCGCCAGGGGTGACCTGGGAGAGCAGCGGGATCCCGACCCGAGCGCCCGGCGGCAGCGTCACGGCGTAGGCGCCACCCTCGACGAGGGTCGGCGTCGTGAACTGCTTGCCCGACCGGGGCGCGGTGAAGGCGACCTCGCCGGAGACGTTCTCTCCGAACTGGATCTCGGTCCGCTGACTCCCCTCGGTCGCGGCCAGCGACGAGTTCGCCGGTGCGATCACCGTTCCGTTCTCGTACCGGAAGCGCAGGCCACGGATCGGGACGCTGCGCTCGCGACCGAGGCCGCTGCGCGTGTACACCTCGAACGTCGAGCGGTTCTCGACATCGTAGACGGCGGTGTACGACGATCGATTGACGACGATGGTCGCGTCCTCGGTGGTGTCCCAGTCGTAGCTCGCGTTCTGGTTCAGCCGGTCCGGATCGGAAGGTTCCGGGCCGAAGACGCCGGTACAACCGGACAGCGCGAGCGTTGCGATCACGGCCACGAGAGCGAGGTGACGGCGGTTCATGAGCTCAGGGGACGACAGCGAGCAGTTCAGAGGGCATGTACTGTCCGATATCCGAGAGCAGGCCCGGCGCGTCCGTGTCCGGGTTGCAGACGATACTCTGTTCGAGCAGGCCGATACGCTCGACGGTCACGATGTCCTGTGCGTGACCGGCCCGGTTGACCGTCGCGCGGGCCTCCGAGCGGGTGACGCTGTTGGCGTTGACGCGGCCGTTGCCCCGCGACCAGTCGTAGAGCCGGTCGACGGTCTCGTCGGCCAGCCGCGGGTCGTCACCGGCGACGAACCACAGCGGCATGTGCTGGACGAGGCCGAACCGCCTGCGGATCTGTGCCGGCGACCCCTGGCCGAGATTCAGACCGTCGGCCGGAACCCGCACCGTCTGCCCGAACCCGACATCGAGGACGAAGCCGTCGTCGTCCCACTGTTCGAGGGTCCCGACGTAGGTCTCGCCGGCCTCGTGGGTCGTGACGAGTTCGCCGAACTCCTCGCGAAGCAGGTTCCGTGCGACGGTCGCGTCCGGGCCGTCGACGGTCACCGTCGGGAACTCGTCGTCCCGGAGCCCCACGTCGAAGGAGACATCGAGTTCACCGAACCGGTCCTGAACGATCCCACGCAGTCCGTCGAGCGTACGGTCGCGGGCGTCGCCCGCGACGTACACTTTCGTGCCGAGGACGACCATCAGGCTTCCACGTGGTCGACGTTCAGTTCGTCGCGCAGTTCCTCGATCCGGCGTTCCATGGCGTCGACGAGTCGGGTGTTCTCCATGGACTCGACCTGGTTCCCACACTCGGGACACTGGAAGCCAAACTCCATGGCCTCGCCGAACTCGAACCGGATGCCACAGTTCTCACAGAGGTAGAACTCGTTGTCGCGCTCGTACTGGCGGCGCTCTTCGAGGCCGTCGAGCAGGCGGTGCATCTCCCCTTCGAGCTTCTCGGGAATCTCGTCGTACTCGAAGGTCCAGAGGTAGGTGAGCCACCCCGAATCCTCGTCCCGGAGGCGTCGGTACGACGCCAGGTCGTTCTCGTAGAGGATGAACAGCGCGCGGCGAACGTCGTTCAGTTCCAGCCCCAACTCCTCTGCCAGTTCTTCGTCGGTCACTTCGCCGTCCGGCGGCGCGGCGGCGACCGGCATCCCTTTCGGTCCGACAAGCTCGTGGAGGTACTTCTGTATGACGGGGTCCTCCAAGAGGTCCTCAAAAGCCATTACTGGTCTGTCGGGGGGTCACGTGGTTAAAACCTCCGGCTCGCCCCGTCCGCGGGTCGGGGTGAGCCCACTACCGGCGCCCTGCGCTCGTCGCCCGTCGTCGCCCCTCCGAGCCCTCAGGAGCCGCTGTCGGCCCACGGGCCGACATCGGCGTACCGGCCCAGCAGCCATCCCGTGACGAACGGGGTCAGGACCAGCAGACAGCCCAGCCCGACCCACCGGGCGGGCGGCGGCTGTGTCGCCAGGTAGACGAGATACACCGTCCCGAGGACGGGCACGACGAGAGAAGTCGGCGACGTGAGTCGGTCGAGCACGGGTGGTGTTGGTGACGGACGCACTTTGTTCGTCCGGGTCAGTCCTCGTCGCCGTCGCCGGGTTCGACGACCTTCTTCCCGGTCTCTTTCGGGACGACGACGCGGTCGGGGTCCTCCCATTCGCGGTCGAGTTCCTGACCCTCGAAGAGCCGGTCGAGGAAGACGGCCAGCGAGGCCACTTCCGAGTGGGGTTGGTTGGTCACGCCGACGTTGTACTCGGCGTGTTCGTACACCTCGAAAGGGACCTTCTCAGCGCCGACG from Haloarcula pelagica carries:
- a CDS encoding phosphate uptake regulator PhoU, whose product is METRKVQRLGPSTLAMTLPAEWASKHNVEKGDEVSLRMGGKGTLTVLPESVQSEESQATIHAENLNADAVERAIVAQYVLGRRIIHVEAPEGSTLDSAHINAVYNAETQLMGLGVIEETPDRIAIRCSVDPEDFTLDNLLERLESTGSTMRNEAVKSLAHGNPDLAQRALNRERQANKIFVLLLRLIFTAYQNPNLARAIGLEDGFPLIGYRSIAKNLELTADNAEDIAEIALEATDHSLNVESSTMRRIREFTDKVNEISELAVQAAVERNYDTAIEVREEYAKIGDREHEILDDLPEMDNESLLQIREVLVSLRQTAEYAVRNAEIATNLALNEESEHTTIE
- a CDS encoding ATP-NAD kinase family protein; this translates as MRRIGVVVNPIAGMGGRVGLKGTDGKVEEARRRGAEPRAPARAREALDAIAETDTEIELLACGGPMGAGVAREAGFDSDVVATPADPERTTGEDTHRAVRAFIDAGVDAVLFVGGDGTAVDVATAIDEAGVETPMLGVPAGVKVYSSVFGVTPRAAGHVVATFTDTERAEVNDIDEDAFRGGEVVTELRAVATVPVADQRQSAKQRGGGSVDALASAVAEETEPGVTYVLGPGSTVGAIKSRLGFDGTALGVDVWCDGEVVVADASEQEILDALGEENVIVVSPIGGQGFVFGRGNQQLSPAVIRQSRLQVVASSRKLDDIGRLRVDTGDTELDESLAGWLRVRVGRYEQRLVEVVG
- a CDS encoding molybdopterin-binding protein encodes the protein MRVAVVTVGDELLAGDTVNTNAAWLGQQLAARGVTVERATVVPDRTGDIARVVNEYHAEYDAVIVTGGLGPTHDDVTIDGVAAAFGRAVVESEAALAWLEENGGYTREDLTDGTGEVPEGARVLPNHEGVAPGCVVERCYVLPGVPAEMKRMFEEVAEEFEGDPEHVVAVETSEPESALLDRLSAVREEFPGVDVGSYPGENVTVRFKGTDEAAVEDAAAWLRERVEQ
- a CDS encoding DUF5803 family protein; translated protein: MNRRHLALVAVIATLALSGCTGVFGPEPSDPDRLNQNASYDWDTTEDATIVVNRSSYTAVYDVENRSTFEVYTRSGLGRERSVPIRGLRFRYENGTVIAPANSSLAATEGSQRTEIQFGENVSGEVAFTAPRSGKQFTTPTLVEGGAYAVTLPPGARVGIPLLSQVTPGGPETAVDSETDRMTLSWEAVDTQMLSVRYYLQRDLLLFGGLTAVGIVVAIVGSVYYYRQLQAVKRRREEAGIDIEEEDDDPRDRGPPPGMR
- a CDS encoding DUF2110 family protein yields the protein MVVLGTKVYVAGDARDRTLDGLRGIVQDRFGELDVSFDVGLRDDEFPTVTVDGPDATVARNLLREEFGELVTTHEAGETYVGTLEQWDDDGFVLDVGFGQTVRVPADGLNLGQGSPAQIRRRFGLVQHMPLWFVAGDDPRLADETVDRLYDWSRGNGRVNANSVTRSEARATVNRAGHAQDIVTVERIGLLEQSIVCNPDTDAPGLLSDIGQYMPSELLAVVP
- the tfe gene encoding transcription factor E, which codes for MAFEDLLEDPVIQKYLHELVGPKGMPVAAAPPDGEVTDEELAEELGLELNDVRRALFILYENDLASYRRLRDEDSGWLTYLWTFEYDEIPEKLEGEMHRLLDGLEERRQYERDNEFYLCENCGIRFEFGEAMEFGFQCPECGNQVESMENTRLVDAMERRIEELRDELNVDHVEA